Sequence from the Nilaparvata lugens isolate BPH chromosome 10, ASM1435652v1, whole genome shotgun sequence genome:
cgtgagcaaaaccttttgctcatgctcatcaaaaaaatagtttgagcatttgctcaaaagcaaaagcttttgctgaaaattgtatgaataaactagagcatttgctcaacatttgaagcaaatgcttcaaaaaaggtgagtctagactagagcagcttatcaacttttgctcatagtaaactGGCTCAACTAATtagtatgaggaagaggaaactataccagatacaatcacaaccaatagttgagaactataaaactctttttagattcaaccatgatatatatatcaccattatccctataaaagaataaatacaaaagatagctgtacctgttataaagatagccatcacaaaataggaaatacgcatttaagaagatgagagtgtagacgattataagaaggctattataagaaataagaatatgctgaagattattatagagattacattttttcacgctattattttaaaattctaaactcaactaacctaaaactctattcataaatagaaaacagagcagcgacgcaaacacaagcggtgcaccctaatTGCATATTTAGcacttccgtgagctataaaaccAAAGTAAGGCTGCAAaagtgaatcagctgatgaaaaatctttaaaatacgagagcatttgctccagagttcaggagcataaggtaagagtataaggtaaagcttattcatataaaaatgagcaaatgcttttgcttcaacttttgctcatgagcaaaaatttatgctccatgcttttgctcatgtgcatttgctctggttttattcatatgggccattattGTTACACTGCCCGACACTGCAGTAACAAATTGCAACCCCTTGACATCAGTGTCTACCAACCATTTATTTACTGCACATTACAATGCTGCTGCAGATGCTGCTTGTACACCAAGTTgctcatttttttaattttattttttctctgtcaTGTAACCTATGACAGAGGTATTtattaaacatgaaaaaaatttacaatatgGAAAAAGTCCTTTACATACTTGGATTAATTTCGTTAAACTATCGTGTAGCATCCCACTATAGAGTCTATGTGTCGGGATGCATTTGAAATTCAATGTTTTGGCATTTCTAATGAGAGAGCAATGACATCAGCTAACATAAAGGTGGGATTCCTTAAGAGTACAATTTTCCTATATAACAAAAGCCAATTCACAGATTATGACTTTTTAGTGAGCTTTGTAACAGACCGGGCATATGACAATGAGTTACCTAGTGCTGTCCAAGATGGTACTGAAGCTCTGGACCATCATCTTCTACCAACCTGACTTCTTTTCCACATGACAAACTTTCTATGCAAATTTTACAACCCCCCTCCCCCAAATGTGATCAAGCAGCATAGATTCAAAGCAGCAATTTATTAGTCCTCATGATTTTAAGGGCTTTCCAAAGGCTGCTGCAAGAAAAGCTGGGAGGAAACCTCGAAACAAGCTATCAAGCAGCATTGTAACAGACACTCCCAAAAATCCAAGATTGAAGCTAAACATGAAAAAAGACTTGCATAAACAATCTGTGAAAATCTTGTTTTCCAGCAAAACAAAATCAACCAGAGATTGACTATAATTCCAGTGGAAGTGACAATGAACTCAAAATTTCTAGTTCAAGCAACAGTTCATCAAATtctgaagaagaaaatattagattaaattaTAAGTAGATTCATCCAAAGTCGACCAACCACATCAATACCCTCAAGAAGATGACTTTTTCTCATCAAATTGACTCCATAAGACAGTGGTAGAGATATATTTTATATAGCAGATTACCTAGTAATCTGCGAGTACACCAAAGTAGAACTTACAGTCAATTACCTAAGGAAGAGTGCAAAATATCCTGTTTTTTCCTATCATAttctatttcattctattctattcataccAGACATTTCAATTGTAAAGTATCAAACATTAAAATGATTATACCTAAACCAAAAACCATGGGAGCCACTAAAAGACTTAGTTCCTTTTTTAACTTTGATTTGAGttttaaaaagataaatatcaATTGAATGTTGGCAATAAGACgttttttttgtatatttaaaGGTCTAGTCACATTCGgctaaatttattatttggtAAAAAAGATAGTTGCTACATTATTTGCATTTAAATAATCTTTTTGAAATACCAGGAAAATGTGTGTAATattccaaaatattttaaaaatgtcttTTAGCAACATACATCCaatagagaaaaatgaaaacataaatttttgtatcattgtGACCCACTCTCCCTAGGTGgaggaaatattatttaatcaattatatgaTTAGAATATTTTGAGGAAGAATCAGTTTCAGGAGAAGCCACCCCCCTACATTCCTCATCAATAGTTCTAAGTTCATACTTCTGTACAATAGCAAATATTTCCTCTTTGGCAAAATGCCAATCACGTGGTCTTAGCTTCTTCAAGACAGGAGCAACTCCTGCTAAGAAAGCATCAACTGGATTTTGAGAACACTCCCTTTGTTTTACTAGGTAGTCCATAACAGTGGAAGCTGTCGATGGAGATGTCCTTATTCTAGTCCTGGGCTCGAATAAATGCAGTATTTCAGGAACAGAATGGATGTCTGAGGATGCTGGCGGTTGCCTGTTGTCAACCTTTTCATTAAAAACGTCATTTATGCTCCGATTAGATATACTCATTTCCATTTCATCACCTTCTCCTACTTCCACAGTCTCCAGGTcttgaattttttcatcactGATATGTGATAagttttctgattcttgaaaaaattgattcaaaaagGACAATTGTTCGTTATATTTGTAAGGTTTCAAACATTGTCCTTTTTGTAGAGCTGTGAGTGATCTCTTTTTCAGAGACTTTCTAAAGTTGTCCCTTATGTTGTTCCATCTGGTTCTACATAATGACCCTGCAAAGAAAGCAAAATGTTTATACACATT
This genomic interval carries:
- the LOC111055477 gene encoding uncharacterized protein LOC111055477; this translates as MNDEKLIQLVRVYPALYDISHPKYMDADYKKQIWKFIGNELEANGSLCRTRWNNIRDNFRKSLKKRSLTALQKGQCLKPYKYNEQLSFLNQFFQESENLSHISDEKIQDLETVEVGEGDEMEMSISNRSINDVFNEKVDNRQPPASSDIHSVPEILHLFEPRTRIRTSPSTASTVMDYLVKQRECSQNPVDAFLAGVAPVLKKLRPRDWHFAKEEIFAIVQKYELRTIDEECRGVASPETDSSSKYSNHIID